A single region of the Salvia splendens isolate huo1 chromosome 18, SspV2, whole genome shotgun sequence genome encodes:
- the LOC121777190 gene encoding probable dual-specificity RNA methyltransferase RlmN: MRPMAALRHAPIARAAQFRALAVSCGIGSRETAAKVAAVPPVSKKMAPGVLIGMSESDLQQLALEFGQDKYRGKQLHQLLYKRKIKEIQDLSQVPLAFRNELQEAGWRVGRSPVYKEVTAADGTVKLLLKLEDNRLVETVGIPVEDAKGSVRLTACVSSQVGCPLRCSFCATGKGGFARNLKSHEIVEQVLALEEIFKRRVTNVVFMGMGEPMLNLKEVLEAHRCLNKDIQIGQRMITISTVGVPNTIKRLASHKLQSTLAVSLHAPNQKLREQIVPSAKSYPLDAIMNDCKQYLLETSRRVSFEYTLLAGVNDTVDHAIELAELLHKWGPGYHVNLIPFNPIDGSEYKRPYRKAVLAFSAALESRKVTVSVRQTRGLDASAACGQLRNEFQKVPLLGDANIEESEQVEESELEMAVSS; the protein is encoded by the exons ATGCGGCCAATGGCCGCCTTGCGCCACGCGCCAATTGCTCGTGCCGCACAATTTCGCGCGCTAGCAGTTTCATGCGGCATCGGAAGCCGGGAAACCGCCGCCAAAGTAGCCGCCGTACCTCCTGTCAGCAAGAAAATGGCACCAGGCGTGTTAATCGGCATGTCGGAGTCGGACCTCCAACAGCTCGCTCTCGAATTCGGACAG GACAAGTATAGAGGCAAGCAATTGCATCAGTTGCTGTACAAGAGGAAGATTAAAGAGATTCAGGATCTTAGTCAGG TGCCATTGGCATTCAGGAATGAGCTTCAGGAAGCAGGGTGGAGAGTGGGTCGATCGCCTGTTTACAAGGAAGTCACTGCTGCTGATGGCACTGTTAAG TTGCTCTTAAAGCTGGAAGACAATAGGCTGGTCGAAACTGTTGGTATACCGGTTGAAGATGCAAAAGGCTCAGTTCGACTGACAGCATGTGTCTCATCTCAG GTTGGTTGTCCGCTACGCTGTTCCTTCTGTGCTACTGGCAAGGGCGGTTTTGCAAGGAACCTTAAGAGCCATGAAATCGTTGAACAG GTTTTGGCACTTGAAGAGATCTTCAAGCGTAGAGTTacaaatgttgtgtttatgggGATGGGTGAGCCTATGTTGAATTTGAAAGAAGTTCTTGAAGCACACCGTTGCTTGAACAAG GATATTCAAATTGGGCAGCGGATGATAACAATTTCAACTGTTGGAGTTCCAAACACGATCAAGAGACTGGCATCTCACAAACTTCAATCTACATTAGCTGTCAG CTTACATGCACCAAACCAGAAACTTCGGGAACAGATCGTGCCAAGTGCAAAGTCATATCCTTTGGATGCAATCATGAATGACTGCAAACAGTACTTGCTCGAAACCAGCAGACGAGTTTCCTTTGAGTACACATTATTAG CTGGAGTCAATGACACGGTAGATCATGCAATAGAGCTAGCGGAGCTTCTTCACAAATGGGGTCCTGGTTATCATGTAAACCTAATACCTTTCAATCCAATAGATGGCTCTGAATATAAGCGCCCCTATAGGAAAGCG GTCCTTGCATTTTCTGCTGCTCTAGAGTCTCGTAAAGTCACTGTCAGTGTGCGCCAAACACGAGGATTGGATGCCAGTGCAGCCTGTGGGCAACTAAGGAATGAGTTCCAGAAAGTCCCTTTGCTTGGTGATGCCAACATCGAAGAATCTGAACAAGTTGAAGAATCTGAACTAGAGATGGCAGTTTCCTCCTGA
- the LOC121776454 gene encoding triosephosphate isomerase, cytosolic, with protein MGRKFFVGGNWKCNGNTEEVKKIVASLNAAQVPSQDVVEVVVSPPYVFLPLVKESLRSDFHVAAQNCWVKKGGAYTGEVSAEMLVDLNVPWVILGHSERRALLNESSEFVGDKVAYALSKGLKVIACIGETLEQREAGTTVDVVAAQTKAIAEKISDWTNVVLAYEPVWAIGTGKVASPAQAQEVHVELRKWLKANVNADVAASTRIIYGGSVNGGNCKDLASQPDIDGFLVGGASLKPEFIDIIKSAETKKNA; from the exons ATGGGCAGAAAGTTCTTCGTCGGTGGCAACTGGAAATGC AATGGTAACACTGAGGAAGTAAAGAAGATCGTCGCATCACTGAATGCTGCTCAAGTGCCATCCCAGGATGTAGTTG AGGTGGTTGTCAGTCCTCCATACGTGTTTCTTCCCTTGGTAAAAGAGTCTCTGCGATCTGATTTCCACGTTGCAGCTCAGAATTGTTGGGTTAAGAAAGGAGGTGCTTACACCGGCGAAGTTAG TGCTGAGATGCTTGTAGACCTGAACGTACCTTGGGTTATTCTTGGTCactctgagaggagagctttgTTGAATGAATCAAGTGAG TTTGTTGGAGATAAAGTTGCATATGCACTTTCGAAAGGTTTGAAGGTGATTGCATGTATCGGTGAGACACTTGAACAGAGGGAAGCAGGAACGACTGTGGATGTTGTGGCTGCACAGACCAAAGCCATTGCAG AAAAGATTTCGGATTGGACAAACGTTGTCTTGGCCTATGAACCTGTATGGGCTATTGGAACCGGAAAGGTCGCCTCTCCTGCTCAGGCTCAAGAA GTACATGTTGAGTTGAGGAAATGGCTTAAAGCCAACGTGAACGCTGATGTTGCTGCTTCAACCAGGATCATCTATGGAG GATCTGTGAATGGTGGAAACTGCAAGGATTTGGCATCACAGCCTGATATTGATGGTTTCCTTGTTGGTGGTGCTTCTCTTAAG CCCGAATTCATTGACATCATCAAGTCAGCTGAAACAAAGAAGAACGCATAA
- the LOC121777191 gene encoding receptor-like cytoplasmic kinase 176, with amino-acid sequence MGSCFSVRIRADSPRRDGLSTPRDGRETSSRRSSFSLPVTPRGEGDILEFSNLKIFSFNDLRTATRNFRPDSVLGEGGFGCVFKGWVDETTFKAAKPGTGMVIAVKRLNQDGLQGHKEWLTEINYLGQLYHPNLVKLVGYCLEDEHRLLVYEFMPRGSLENHLFRRAAHFQPLSWSLRMKVALGAAKGLEYLHSPEARVIYRDFKSSNILLDSNYNAKLSDFGLAKDGPIDGKSHVSTRVMGTYGYAAPEYMATGHLTSRSDVYSFGVVLLEMLTGRRVLDKNLPHGEQNLIQWARPFLASKRRVLRVIDARIQGQYTPTAALKAATLAVRCLATEPKQRPKMKEVVAALEALQDTAVEGTGGPVQHRRTAYRGGGAASYPRPSTPPPLVASL; translated from the exons ATGGGTTCTTGCTTCAGTGTTAGAATAAGGGCTGATAGTCCTCGCCGCGATG GGCTAAGTACTCCTAGAGATGGAAGAGAGACAAGCAGCAGGCGCTCGTCTTTCTCCCTTCCAGTGACCCCTCGTGGCGAGGGGGATATTCTGGAGTTTTCGAACCTGAAGATCTTCAGCTTCAACGACCTCAGGACGGCCACCAGGAACTTCCGGCCCGACAGTGTGCTTGGGGAGGGTGGTTTCGGGTGTGTCTTCAAGGGCTGGGTCGATGAGACCACGTTCAAGGCTGCCAAGCCCGGGACTGGAATGGTCATTGCTGTCAAGAGACTGAACCAAGACGGCCTTCAAGGCCACAAGGAATGGTTG ACTGAAATCAACTATCTAGGACAGCTTTACCATCCGAATCTGGTGAAATTGGTTGGTTATTGCTTGGAGGACGAGCATAGGCTTCTCGTTTACGAGTTTATGCCACGAGGCAGCTTGGAGAATCATCTGTTCAGGA GGGCTGCGCATTTCCAGCCGTTATCTTGGAGCCTGAGGATGAAGGTTGCTCTTGGTGCAGCAAAGGGGCTCGAGTATCTTCACAGCCCCGAAGCAAGAGTTATCTATCGCGATTTCAAATCATCCAATATTTTGCTTGATTCG AACTATAATGCAAAGCTTTCCGATTTCGGCTTGGCCAAGGATGGTCCCATAGACGGGAAAAGCCACGTGTCTACGAGGGTTATGGGTACCTATGGCTACGCAGCTCCAGAATACATGGCAACAG GTCATCTCACATCGAGGAGCGACGTGTACAGTTTCGGAGTCGTTCTTCTCGAGATGCTGACCGGGCGGCGCGTCCTGGACAAGAACCTCCCCCACGGGGAGCAGAACCTCATCCAATGGGCGAGGCCGTTCCTCGCCAGCAAAAGGAGGGTCCTCCGCGTCATAGACGCCCGTATCCAGGGCCAATACACACCAACCGCGGCCCTGAAAGCGGCCACACTTGCAGTGAGATGCCTGGCCACAGAGCCGAAGCAGCGCCCCAAGATGAAGGAGGTGGTGGCCGCACTAGAAGCGCTTCAAGACACGGCTGTGGAGGGAACCGGCGGACCTGTGCAGCACCGGAGGACAGCGTACCGTGGAGGCGGGGCGGCCTCGTATCCGAGACCTTCAACTCCTCCTCCTCTGGTTGCATCCTTGTAA